The following coding sequences lie in one Lepidochelys kempii isolate rLepKem1 chromosome 18, rLepKem1.hap2, whole genome shotgun sequence genomic window:
- the SVBP gene encoding small vasohibin-binding protein has translation MEPGGGRKEKPKPKEPGSRLEKAKQKSAQQELKQRQRAEIYALNRMMTELEQQQFDAFCKQMQPSGE, from the exons ATGGAGCCCGGCGGCGGGCGGAAGGAGAAGCCCAAACCCAAGGAGCCCGGCAGCCGCCTGGAGAAGGCCAAGCAGAAATCCGCGCAGCAGGAGCTGAAGCAGAGGCAGAGAGCAGAG ATCTACGCCCTGAACAGAATGATGACCGAGCTTGAACAGCAGCAGTTCGATGCCTTCTGCAAGCAGATGCAGCCCTCTGGAGAATGA